Proteins encoded within one genomic window of Saccharopolyspora pogona:
- a CDS encoding NAD-dependent epimerase/dehydratase family protein, translating into MPLRVVVAGATGVVGRTLLPLLRDRGHHVTALVRHADRLDGAATADDVAVADLLDSAGLRRELRRVEPDVVIDQTSGFGRADLDEGLRRTAQLRERGSRNLVEAAVEVGARRIIGQSMTAAYRPHGHDVLDEESPLWTDAPGCWGDAVRALAAIEEAVLTCPDIEGVALRYGALYGPSTHYAPGGTIHARVCGSALPLVDDGVGLTSFTHVDDAAGAVLALVTGGEPGTYNVVDNEPAESMEWLPAYARMAGGPAPVSLTMDQARAQLDWLTVHQLTEQRGATNFRLRETLGWRPMWPSWREGFAALFGLWSG; encoded by the coding sequence GTGCCCCTGCGTGTGGTTGTCGCCGGTGCGACCGGCGTGGTCGGGAGAACACTGCTTCCGCTGCTGCGGGACCGCGGTCATCACGTGACCGCGCTCGTCCGCCACGCGGACCGGCTGGACGGCGCGGCTACGGCCGACGACGTCGCAGTCGCCGACCTGTTGGATTCGGCCGGATTGCGCCGGGAATTGCGCCGCGTCGAGCCGGACGTGGTCATCGACCAGACGTCCGGCTTCGGAAGAGCCGACCTGGACGAGGGCTTGCGCCGCACCGCGCAGTTGCGCGAGCGCGGGTCCCGGAATCTGGTCGAGGCCGCCGTCGAGGTGGGCGCGCGGCGCATCATCGGTCAGAGCATGACCGCCGCCTACCGCCCGCACGGGCACGACGTGCTGGACGAGGAATCACCACTGTGGACAGACGCGCCGGGCTGCTGGGGCGACGCGGTCCGAGCCCTTGCGGCGATAGAAGAAGCGGTGCTGACCTGTCCGGACATCGAGGGCGTCGCGCTGCGCTACGGCGCGCTGTACGGCCCGAGCACCCACTACGCGCCGGGCGGGACGATCCACGCGCGGGTCTGCGGCAGCGCGCTACCGCTGGTGGACGATGGCGTCGGCCTGACGTCGTTCACCCACGTCGACGACGCGGCCGGGGCGGTGCTCGCGTTGGTCACCGGCGGTGAGCCAGGCACCTACAATGTCGTGGACAACGAGCCGGCCGAATCGATGGAATGGTTACCGGCCTACGCGCGGATGGCGGGCGGCCCGGCCCCGGTTTCGCTGACCATGGACCAGGCCAGGGCGCAGCTGGACTGGTTGACCGTGCACCAGCTGACCGAGCAGCGCGGTGCCACCAACTTCCGATTACGCGAAACGCTGGGCTGGCGGCCGATGTGGCCGAGCTGGCGTGAGGGATTTGCCGCCTTGTTCGGCCTTTGGTCCGGCTAG
- a CDS encoding cold-shock protein: protein MATGKVKWFNAEKGYGFITPDGGDADVFAHYSAIQSTGFRTLEEEQRVEFEIAQGPKGPQAADIRVI, encoded by the coding sequence ATGGCTACCGGTAAGGTGAAGTGGTTCAACGCGGAGAAGGGCTACGGGTTCATCACCCCCGACGGCGGTGACGCTGACGTCTTCGCCCACTACTCCGCGATCCAATCCACCGGTTTCCGCACGCTGGAGGAAGAGCAGCGGGTGGAGTTCGAGATCGCTCAGGGGCCGAAGGGTCCGCAGGCCGCGGACATCCGCGTGATCTGA
- a CDS encoding Glu/Leu/Phe/Val family dehydrogenase gives MALVDRDPLMRVIWTDSVTGCNGYLVVHSLVSGLATGGTRMRAGCTLSEVEALARGMARKTAVFDLPVGGAKGGIDCDPKDPAARGVLSRFVQAMRPWLDAHWVTAEDLGVPQHLIDEVFAEVGLHQSYHAAIRRAPDAERTLRRVRAGLNAPVPGGLLLGDVVGGYGVAQSCLGVVHARGWAQQETTVAVQGVGTMGGGAAYYLHEAGLKVVALADAAGTLFHPDGLDVPALLETRDRFGEIDRAQVPPDVQRLPREAVLSAEVDVLIPAAVSFTIKAPQVPEIAAKVIIEAANTPVTSDAEEMLATRGIPVIPDFVANAGAVAWAWWLLLGRVDADPVLSFQVLREEMLAKIPPLLAAWDTEGHTPRTAALLLAEHRNEENRAAEAAGRGLLSIP, from the coding sequence GTGGCACTCGTCGACCGCGACCCGCTGATGAGGGTGATCTGGACGGACTCGGTGACCGGCTGCAACGGTTACTTGGTCGTGCACAGCTTGGTGTCCGGTCTCGCCACCGGCGGGACTCGGATGCGTGCCGGCTGCACGCTGTCCGAGGTGGAGGCACTGGCCCGAGGCATGGCGCGCAAGACTGCCGTGTTCGACCTGCCGGTCGGCGGCGCGAAGGGCGGCATCGACTGCGATCCGAAGGATCCCGCCGCCCGCGGCGTGCTGAGCCGTTTCGTTCAGGCGATGCGACCGTGGCTCGATGCGCACTGGGTGACGGCCGAGGACCTCGGGGTGCCGCAGCACTTGATCGACGAGGTGTTCGCCGAGGTCGGGCTGCACCAGTCCTACCACGCGGCGATCCGCCGGGCGCCGGACGCGGAGCGCACGCTTCGCCGGGTTCGCGCCGGGCTCAACGCGCCGGTGCCGGGCGGACTGCTCCTCGGCGACGTGGTCGGCGGCTACGGCGTCGCGCAGAGCTGCCTGGGCGTCGTGCACGCCCGCGGCTGGGCGCAGCAGGAGACCACAGTGGCCGTGCAGGGCGTCGGCACGATGGGCGGCGGCGCGGCCTACTACCTGCACGAGGCGGGGCTCAAGGTCGTCGCGCTGGCCGACGCGGCGGGCACCCTGTTCCACCCGGACGGGCTGGATGTCCCAGCGCTGCTGGAAACCCGCGACCGCTTCGGCGAGATCGACCGGGCCCAGGTGCCGCCGGACGTCCAGCGGCTGCCGCGCGAAGCCGTCCTCTCCGCCGAGGTGGACGTGCTGATCCCGGCCGCGGTCTCGTTCACGATCAAGGCGCCGCAGGTGCCGGAGATCGCCGCGAAGGTGATCATCGAGGCGGCCAACACCCCGGTCACCTCGGACGCAGAGGAAATGCTCGCGACACGCGGCATTCCGGTGATCCCGGACTTCGTCGCCAACGCCGGCGCGGTGGCTTGGGCGTGGTGGTTGCTGCTCGGGCGGGTCGACGCCGATCCGGTGCTCTCGTTCCAGGTGTTGCGCGAGGAGATGCTGGCCAAGATCCCGCCGCTGCTGGCGGCCTGGGACACCGAGGGGCACACGCCGCGGACCGCAGCACTGCTGCTCGCCGAGCACCGGAACGAGGAGAATCGGGCCGCTGAGGCGGCTGGTCGCGGGCTGCTGAGCATCCCCTGA
- a CDS encoding amidohydrolase, whose translation MREVAFMGGPVATMDAARSFTDAVTVRGGRIAAVGDAAVRARLTPSTEVIDLGGRLLLPGFHDAHVHPVYGGIERLRCDLTECLDAADCLRLIAEFRPDAGWVLGGGWDTGQFPHGTPDRDALDAVTGDRPAYLLNRDHHGAWVNSAALRLAGIDRDTPDPPDGRIERDAAGEPAGTLHEGATRLVEHVLPPAGAQEYLAGLLEGQRYLHSCGVTSWHDAIIGPYLGYDDPLETYLSADRQSLLTGKVRGALWWDRARGREQIEELRQRRRRARGRRFRADAVKIMQDGVCESFTAALQLPYLGNHGRGMSFVDPDVLSAVVPELASDGFQLHFHAIGDQAVRDVLDALAAATTGRDLRHQIAHVQVVHPSDVPRFHELGVTATIQPRWAVNDAAMTELTVPHLGHRRAGWQYPFRSLRAAGAVLAAGSDWPVSDADPMQAVHVAVNRREPGTDDAPFLPEQALDLVDALAAYTAGSAWVNHVDGDTGTVEVGKAADLVVLDRDPFSLPPEEIGRCRVDLTMVDGVLVHER comes from the coding sequence ATGCGCGAGGTGGCCTTCATGGGCGGGCCGGTGGCCACAATGGACGCCGCGCGCTCGTTCACCGACGCCGTCACGGTGCGCGGCGGCCGGATCGCGGCCGTCGGGGACGCCGCCGTACGAGCCCGGTTGACCCCGTCGACCGAGGTGATCGACCTCGGCGGCCGGCTGCTGCTGCCCGGTTTCCACGACGCGCACGTGCACCCGGTGTACGGCGGCATCGAGCGGCTGCGCTGCGACCTCACCGAATGCCTCGACGCCGCCGACTGCCTGCGGCTCATCGCCGAGTTCCGGCCGGATGCGGGCTGGGTGCTCGGCGGCGGCTGGGACACGGGGCAGTTCCCGCACGGCACGCCCGACCGCGACGCCCTGGACGCCGTGACCGGCGACCGTCCGGCGTACCTGCTCAACCGTGATCACCACGGCGCGTGGGTGAATTCCGCGGCGCTGCGGCTGGCCGGGATCGACCGGGACACCCCGGATCCGCCGGACGGCCGGATCGAACGCGACGCCGCCGGCGAACCCGCCGGGACCCTGCACGAGGGCGCCACCCGCCTGGTCGAGCACGTGCTGCCGCCGGCCGGCGCCCAGGAGTACCTCGCGGGGCTGCTGGAGGGGCAGCGCTACCTGCATTCGTGCGGGGTGACGTCCTGGCACGACGCGATCATCGGCCCGTACCTCGGCTACGACGACCCGCTGGAGACATACCTGAGCGCCGACCGGCAGAGCCTGCTGACCGGCAAGGTCCGCGGCGCGCTGTGGTGGGACCGCGCTCGCGGCAGGGAACAGATCGAGGAGCTCCGCCAGCGGCGCAGGCGGGCGCGCGGGCGGCGGTTCCGCGCAGACGCGGTGAAGATCATGCAGGACGGGGTGTGCGAGAGCTTCACCGCCGCGCTGCAGCTGCCCTACCTCGGCAACCACGGCCGCGGCATGTCCTTCGTGGACCCCGATGTCCTCTCGGCCGTGGTGCCCGAGCTCGCCTCCGACGGCTTCCAGCTGCACTTCCACGCCATCGGCGACCAAGCGGTGCGCGACGTGCTGGACGCGCTGGCCGCGGCCACCACCGGCCGGGACCTGCGCCACCAGATCGCCCACGTGCAGGTGGTGCACCCAAGCGATGTCCCGCGGTTCCACGAACTCGGCGTCACCGCGACGATCCAGCCCCGCTGGGCGGTCAACGACGCCGCCATGACCGAGCTGACCGTGCCGCACCTGGGACACCGGCGAGCCGGTTGGCAGTACCCGTTCCGGTCGCTGCGCGCCGCCGGAGCGGTGCTCGCCGCCGGCAGCGACTGGCCGGTCTCCGACGCCGATCCGATGCAGGCGGTGCACGTTGCGGTCAACCGGCGCGAACCCGGCACCGACGATGCGCCGTTCTTGCCGGAACAAGCACTGGACCTGGTGGATGCGCTCGCCGCGTACACCGCGGGCAGTGCCTGGGTGAACCACGTGGACGGCGACACCGGCACCGTCGAAGTGGGCAAGGCCGCCGATCTCGTCGTGCTCGACCGAGACCCGTTCTCGTTGCCACCAGAGGAAATCGGGCGGTGCCGGGTGGACCTGACGATGGTCGACGGCGTGCTCGTGCACGAGCGTTAG
- a CDS encoding IS1380 family transposase has protein sequence MRSSHSAARVSAVFDDANLVASAGLVPVMRLAERVGLSELVAEGVRVPGSEGANADAKVGSIVAGMLTGADSIDDLDVIRHGAMPKLFGGIRAPSTVGTFLRALTWGHARQVESAARECLVGMARQTPVLAGAAERTFIDADSTLGRVFGHAKQGAAFGHTKIGGHNVRLRGYHPLLTTLSTPRSAPVVAATRMRGGNAGSARGAASLVTETINLARRCGAGPGRMLFRGDSAFYVGEVVSACRAQGVEVSITVAQYPNVQRAIAGIAEDAWTAIKYPQAVWDEASQSWVSDAEIAETEFTAFASDKAHRVAGRLIVRRVKDKNHADALFPVWRYHACFTTSSQPLVEAEKTHRAHAIIEHVNDDLKHGPLAHIPSGVFSANAAWLTLAALTHNLLRAAGSLTSAFHAKARAATLRRTLINIPARVARRARSITLHLPENWPRQHDWHHLFHTTHAPPETA, from the coding sequence GTGCGATCTTCTCATAGTGCGGCGCGGGTGAGCGCGGTGTTCGACGATGCGAATCTGGTGGCTTCGGCGGGGCTGGTTCCGGTGATGCGGTTGGCCGAACGCGTCGGGTTGTCCGAGCTTGTCGCCGAGGGTGTCCGGGTTCCCGGTTCGGAGGGTGCGAATGCGGATGCGAAGGTGGGCTCGATCGTGGCCGGGATGCTCACCGGCGCCGACAGCATTGATGATCTCGATGTGATCCGGCATGGGGCGATGCCGAAGTTGTTCGGCGGGATCCGGGCACCGTCCACTGTGGGCACGTTTCTGCGTGCTTTGACGTGGGGGCATGCCCGGCAGGTGGAGTCGGCCGCGCGGGAGTGCCTGGTGGGCATGGCCCGGCAGACTCCGGTGCTGGCCGGCGCCGCTGAGAGGACGTTCATCGATGCTGATTCCACCCTGGGCAGGGTGTTCGGCCACGCGAAGCAGGGTGCGGCGTTCGGGCACACCAAGATCGGCGGTCACAATGTGCGGCTGCGGGGTTACCACCCGCTGCTGACCACGCTGTCCACGCCCCGATCGGCGCCGGTGGTTGCCGCCACGAGGATGCGTGGCGGCAACGCCGGCTCGGCGCGGGGTGCGGCGTCGTTGGTCACCGAGACGATCAACCTTGCACGGCGGTGCGGCGCCGGGCCGGGCCGGATGCTGTTTCGCGGTGATTCCGCCTTCTACGTAGGCGAAGTCGTCTCCGCCTGCCGGGCGCAAGGTGTGGAGGTGTCGATCACGGTGGCGCAGTATCCGAACGTGCAGCGCGCGATCGCCGGCATCGCCGAGGACGCGTGGACGGCGATCAAGTATCCCCAGGCCGTCTGGGACGAGGCCAGCCAGTCCTGGGTCAGTGACGCCGAGATCGCGGAAACCGAATTCACCGCCTTCGCCAGCGATAAAGCCCATCGGGTGGCTGGTCGGTTGATCGTGCGCCGGGTCAAAGACAAAAACCACGCTGATGCCCTGTTTCCCGTCTGGCGGTATCACGCCTGCTTCACCACCAGCAGCCAGCCGCTGGTCGAGGCGGAGAAAACCCACCGTGCGCACGCGATCATCGAACATGTCAACGACGACCTCAAACACGGCCCGCTGGCCCACATCCCATCCGGGGTCTTCAGCGCCAACGCCGCCTGGCTGACGCTGGCCGCCCTGACCCACAACCTGCTGCGCGCCGCAGGCAGTCTGACCAGTGCTTTCCACGCCAAAGCCCGCGCCGCGACCCTGCGCCGCACACTGATCAACATCCCGGCACGGGTGGCCCGACGAGCCCGCTCGATCACACTGCACCTCCCGGAAAACTGGCCCCGCCAACACGACTGGCACCACCTGTTCCACACCACCCACGCCCCACCCGAAACAGCCTGA
- a CDS encoding terpene synthase family protein: protein MQPFRLPDFYLSYPARLNPNLGRAREHSKAWAYGMDMIDVPQEGKPIWDEADFDRHDYALLCAYTHPDADGTELDLITDWYVWVFYFDDHFVELYKRNPDLAGAREHLERLPAFIPVEGPITAEPTNPVERGLADLWARTVPAMSPDWRRRFAENTKHLLDESLWELANISEARLSNPIEYVEMRRKVGGAPWSANLVEHAVGAEVPAEIAATRPMEVLRDTFSDAVHLRNDLFSYEREVQDEGELSNGVLVFEKFLGCTTQEAADAVNDLLTSRLHQFEHTAVTEVPRLLDEHGIDPAGRLAVLGYVKGLQDWQSGGHEWHVRSGRYPDGSATPTVLAGPTGLGTSAARIVSSLISTAPQRLRSFTHVPFQPVGEIRRREIYLPYAVSMCPHLDVSREHTVEWARAVGMFDEVPLIWNEQMLRANDLPHCSAGLDPDATVEELDLSSAWLTWGTYGDDYYPRVFGRTGDIAGAKALNARLEELMPVEGTSPIIPVNMMERGLADLWERTTGPMSLDARRTFRKTLEVMLDSWLWELDNHRQNRIPDPIDYIEMRRRTFGSDLTMSLSRFSHKQAVPSEIYRTRTIRSMENAATDYATLLNDVFSYRKEIEYEGEVHNAVLVVQNFLDCDQDRAFDVVHELMTARMQQFQRTVEVELPALFDEYDLDAESRAALERYASELQDWMAGILNWHQECRRYSDSELRHNVPLAPAPSVLRGPNGLGTALARLASSWDPVLG from the coding sequence ATGCAGCCCTTTCGACTGCCGGATTTCTACCTGTCCTACCCGGCGCGGCTGAACCCGAACCTCGGACGGGCGCGCGAGCACAGCAAGGCGTGGGCCTACGGGATGGACATGATCGACGTGCCGCAAGAAGGCAAGCCGATCTGGGACGAAGCGGACTTCGACCGCCACGACTACGCGCTGCTGTGCGCGTACACGCATCCGGACGCGGACGGTACGGAGCTGGACCTGATCACTGACTGGTACGTGTGGGTGTTCTACTTCGACGACCACTTCGTCGAGCTCTACAAGCGGAATCCGGACCTGGCCGGGGCGCGCGAGCACCTCGAACGGCTGCCCGCTTTCATACCGGTCGAAGGCCCGATCACGGCGGAACCGACGAACCCGGTGGAGCGCGGCCTGGCCGACCTGTGGGCCCGCACGGTACCGGCGATGAGCCCGGACTGGCGGCGGCGGTTCGCCGAGAACACCAAGCACCTGCTGGACGAATCGCTTTGGGAACTGGCCAACATCAGCGAGGCCCGGCTGTCCAATCCCATCGAGTACGTGGAGATGCGCCGCAAGGTGGGCGGCGCGCCGTGGTCGGCGAACCTGGTTGAGCACGCCGTCGGCGCGGAGGTTCCGGCCGAGATCGCCGCGACCCGCCCGATGGAGGTGCTGCGCGACACCTTCTCCGACGCCGTGCACCTGCGCAACGACCTGTTCTCCTACGAGCGCGAGGTGCAGGACGAGGGCGAGTTGAGCAACGGCGTGCTGGTCTTCGAGAAGTTCCTCGGCTGCACGACGCAGGAAGCCGCGGACGCGGTCAACGACCTGCTCACCTCCCGGCTGCACCAGTTCGAGCACACCGCGGTGACGGAGGTGCCGCGACTGCTCGACGAGCACGGCATCGACCCGGCCGGACGGCTGGCGGTGCTCGGCTACGTGAAGGGCCTGCAGGACTGGCAGTCCGGCGGGCACGAGTGGCACGTGCGCTCCGGCCGCTATCCGGACGGCTCCGCCACGCCGACCGTGCTGGCCGGGCCGACGGGGCTGGGCACCTCGGCGGCGCGCATCGTCTCGTCGCTGATTTCGACCGCGCCGCAACGATTGCGCAGCTTCACCCACGTTCCGTTCCAGCCGGTGGGCGAGATCCGGCGGCGGGAGATCTACCTGCCGTACGCGGTTTCGATGTGCCCGCACCTCGACGTCTCGCGGGAGCACACCGTCGAATGGGCCCGCGCCGTGGGGATGTTCGACGAGGTGCCGCTGATCTGGAACGAGCAGATGCTGCGGGCCAACGACCTCCCGCACTGCTCCGCCGGGCTCGACCCGGACGCCACCGTCGAGGAACTCGACCTTTCCTCGGCCTGGCTGACGTGGGGCACCTACGGCGACGACTACTACCCGCGGGTCTTCGGCCGCACCGGCGACATCGCGGGGGCGAAGGCGCTCAACGCCCGGCTGGAGGAGCTGATGCCCGTCGAGGGCACCAGCCCGATCATCCCGGTTAACATGATGGAGCGCGGCCTGGCCGACCTGTGGGAGCGAACCACCGGCCCGATGTCGCTCGACGCGCGGCGGACCTTCCGGAAGACACTGGAAGTCATGCTCGACTCCTGGCTCTGGGAGCTGGACAACCACCGCCAGAACCGGATTCCGGACCCGATCGACTACATCGAGATGCGGCGCCGAACCTTCGGCTCGGACCTCACCATGAGCCTGTCCCGCTTCTCCCACAAGCAGGCGGTGCCGTCGGAGATCTACCGGACCCGCACGATCCGCAGCATGGAGAACGCGGCGACCGACTACGCGACGCTGCTCAACGACGTCTTCTCGTACCGCAAGGAGATCGAGTACGAGGGCGAGGTGCACAACGCGGTGCTGGTGGTGCAGAACTTCCTGGACTGCGACCAGGATCGGGCATTCGACGTCGTGCACGAGCTGATGACCGCGCGGATGCAGCAGTTCCAGCGCACCGTGGAAGTCGAGCTGCCGGCGTTGTTCGACGAGTACGACCTGGATGCCGAGTCCCGCGCGGCGCTGGAACGCTACGCTTCCGAACTGCAGGACTGGATGGCGGGGATCCTGAACTGGCACCAGGAATGCCGGCGGTACTCCGACTCCGAGCTGCGCCACAACGTCCCGCTCGCCCCGGCACCGAGCGTCCTCCGCGGTCCCAACGGCCTCGGCACCGCGCTGGCCCGCCTGGCATCGTCCTGGGACCCGGTGCTCGGCTGA
- a CDS encoding MFS transporter, with protein sequence MDTAAVDRDATYRKIAWRVMPLLVVCYVVSFIDRTNIGIAQEGLKRDLGFGPAVYGLGVTLFFVGFILFEVPSNALLSRIGARKTLVRIMITWGVVTSATMFVHNEWMFYLARFLLGVAEAGFFPGALYFLSRWFPSARRTRMTAIFFVGVPVSGMLGSVVSGGVMHIFGGFAGLADWQWLFLIEGLPPILLAVAVLCWLVDEPGRAKWLTPAQRAAVQADLEADQQRKSGAETGLGHVGLFGALRDKKVWILGLCACGAYTLANAVSFWTPRIIAEAGVGNVLDLGLFSAVPPLLGVLVMLVVGRHSDRTLERRWHAATSWLIAAAALVAISFTGHNVLLVVVLLAVLAAAHYSGLTVFYSIPSIYLSDRAAVTGIAVVTSMGSFAAAASPSLLGFIQAATGSLALGLQVSALIVLLAVALLLIGVKASDLKES encoded by the coding sequence ATGGACACCGCGGCTGTCGACCGTGACGCGACCTACCGCAAGATCGCATGGCGGGTGATGCCGCTGCTGGTCGTCTGCTACGTCGTCAGCTTCATCGATCGCACGAACATCGGCATCGCGCAGGAGGGTTTGAAACGGGATCTGGGCTTCGGGCCCGCGGTGTACGGGCTCGGCGTGACCCTGTTCTTCGTCGGTTTCATCCTCTTCGAGGTGCCCAGCAACGCCCTCCTGAGCAGGATCGGTGCGCGCAAGACGCTGGTGCGGATCATGATCACTTGGGGCGTGGTCACGAGCGCCACCATGTTCGTGCACAACGAGTGGATGTTCTACCTGGCGCGGTTCCTGCTCGGCGTGGCGGAGGCTGGTTTCTTCCCCGGTGCGCTGTATTTCCTGTCGCGCTGGTTCCCGTCGGCCCGCCGCACGCGGATGACGGCGATCTTCTTCGTCGGCGTGCCCGTTTCCGGAATGCTCGGTTCGGTGGTATCCGGCGGGGTGATGCACATCTTCGGCGGCTTTGCTGGGCTGGCGGACTGGCAGTGGCTGTTCCTGATCGAAGGCCTTCCGCCGATCCTGCTCGCGGTGGCTGTGCTGTGCTGGCTGGTCGACGAGCCAGGGCGTGCGAAATGGCTGACCCCCGCGCAGCGGGCCGCGGTCCAGGCCGACCTCGAAGCCGACCAGCAGCGCAAGAGCGGCGCGGAAACCGGCCTCGGCCACGTTGGCCTGTTCGGGGCGTTGCGCGACAAGAAGGTCTGGATTCTGGGTCTGTGCGCCTGCGGCGCCTACACGCTGGCCAACGCGGTGTCGTTCTGGACGCCTCGGATCATCGCGGAAGCGGGTGTCGGCAACGTGCTCGACCTCGGCCTGTTCTCCGCGGTGCCGCCGCTGCTGGGAGTGTTGGTCATGCTGGTCGTCGGACGGCACTCCGACCGGACGCTGGAACGGCGCTGGCACGCGGCCACGAGCTGGCTGATCGCCGCCGCGGCCCTGGTCGCGATCTCGTTCACCGGTCACAACGTGCTACTGGTGGTCGTGTTGCTGGCGGTGCTGGCCGCTGCGCACTACTCGGGGCTGACGGTTTTCTACTCGATCCCGTCGATCTATCTGTCGGATCGGGCGGCGGTCACTGGTATCGCCGTGGTCACGTCGATGGGATCCTTCGCCGCCGCAGCGTCCCCATCGCTCCTCGGGTTCATCCAGGCCGCCACGGGCAGCCTCGCATTGGGCCTTCAGGTAAGTGCCCTGATCGTGCTGCTGGCCGTCGCGCTGCTGCTGATCGGCGTAAAAGCCTCCGATCTCAAGGAATCTTGA
- a CDS encoding MarR family winged helix-turn-helix transcriptional regulator: protein MPISELLSYRLSRASSALSRSAALRFRREFDVSLGEWRAIALIGADPTLTLNRLARRASLDKAQISRVVSKLTERGLINRTAGSGRTSQLALTEAGTETYRGLIAAANERDAEFLNILSPEERNVLLSAIDKLADMALELERRERDRTDDGQPTST, encoded by the coding sequence GTGCCGATCTCAGAACTGCTGTCATACCGGCTCTCGCGCGCCTCATCGGCGTTGTCGCGCAGCGCCGCGCTGCGGTTTCGCCGCGAGTTCGACGTGAGCCTGGGCGAGTGGCGGGCCATCGCGCTGATCGGAGCCGATCCGACGCTCACGCTCAACCGGCTTGCCCGCCGCGCCAGCCTGGACAAGGCGCAGATCAGCCGGGTGGTCAGCAAGCTGACCGAACGCGGCCTGATCAACCGGACCGCAGGTTCGGGCCGCACCTCGCAGCTGGCGCTTACTGAGGCCGGCACCGAGACCTACCGCGGGCTGATCGCCGCGGCGAACGAAAGAGATGCGGAGTTCCTGAACATCCTGTCACCCGAGGAACGCAACGTGCTGCTGAGCGCGATCGACAAGCTGGCGGACATGGCACTGGAGCTGGAGCGCCGGGAGCGCGACCGCACCGACGACGGGCAACCGACCTCGACCTGA
- a CDS encoding hydroxymethylglutaryl-CoA lyase, with protein sequence MADAVTICECFARDGLQHEPVFVPTATKLELLKSFTEAGFKRIEATSYSHPQRVPGFADASEVLAELPRQPGVAFKATCPNPKAVQRALDDLDRGAGADELSLLISASESHSQRNLRSTRDQQWKRVSEMVRLAGGRFRLVGVVSVAFGCPFEGRLDPGRIVEDVVRFAELGVDLVTLGDTTGVATPRTVADLFGRLDHARPGLPVVAHFHNTRGTGIANAVAALDAGCRHFDSALGGVGGHPSKISYGAGLTGNVCTEDLVSLFDEMGIETGIDLDVLASCSSACEQALGRPLHSMVARAGFTTRPA encoded by the coding sequence ATGGCAGACGCGGTCACGATCTGCGAATGCTTCGCCCGCGACGGCTTACAGCACGAACCGGTGTTCGTGCCCACCGCCACCAAGCTGGAGCTGCTGAAGTCGTTCACCGAAGCCGGGTTCAAACGGATCGAGGCAACCAGCTACAGCCACCCGCAACGGGTTCCCGGCTTCGCCGACGCGAGCGAAGTACTCGCCGAGCTGCCGCGCCAGCCGGGGGTGGCGTTCAAAGCGACCTGCCCGAACCCGAAAGCTGTCCAGCGCGCCCTCGACGATCTCGACCGCGGCGCCGGAGCCGACGAGCTGAGCCTGCTGATCTCGGCCAGCGAAAGCCACTCCCAGCGAAATCTCCGCAGCACCCGCGACCAGCAGTGGAAGCGGGTCAGCGAGATGGTCCGGCTTGCCGGCGGCCGGTTCCGGCTGGTCGGTGTCGTCTCGGTCGCCTTCGGCTGCCCGTTCGAGGGGCGCCTCGATCCTGGCCGGATTGTCGAGGACGTGGTGCGGTTCGCCGAACTCGGCGTAGACCTGGTAACCCTCGGCGACACGACCGGTGTGGCCACCCCCAGAACCGTCGCCGACCTGTTCGGCAGACTCGACCACGCCCGCCCGGGCCTGCCCGTCGTCGCGCACTTCCACAACACTCGCGGTACTGGCATCGCCAACGCGGTCGCCGCGCTAGACGCCGGATGCCGGCACTTCGACAGCGCGCTCGGCGGAGTCGGCGGCCACCCGTCGAAGATCAGCTACGGCGCAGGTCTCACCGGCAACGTGTGCACCGAGGACCTGGTGAGCCTCTTCGACGAGATGGGAATCGAAACCGGCATCGACCTCGACGTGCTGGCGAGCTGTTCCAGCGCATGCGAGCAAGCGCTGGGCCGGCCGTTGCACAGCATGGTCGCCCGAGCCGGATTCACCACCCGTCCCGCCTGA